The Pirellulales bacterium genome segment CCCGGCACCAAAATGCCGTTAAAACCCGCCAATACGCGTTCCGGGCTTTCGCTTTCGAGTAACTCGCTTTGAATGCTTTGCACACGCAATTGCGCGCGGTGATGCATCGCCGCGTGGTCCAGCGATTCGTAGATCGACTTATACGCGTCGCGGTGTTCGGCGTATTTGCCCACCACGGCTATGCTGACCTCGTGCTCGGGATTGCGCAGTCGATGCAATAAATCCCGCCAGGCGTCCAAATTTGGCACCCCCGTGCTCAGGCCCAAACGCTTGCAAATAAACTGGTCCAGGCCATTATTGACCAGTGACAACGGGACCTCGTAGATGGAAAAATCCTTGTCTTTTTCCTCGATGACCGCTTCCAAGGGGACATTGCAAAAGAGCGCGATCTTTTCTCGATCTTCGCGCGAAATCGACCGCTCGCAGCGGCAAATCAGCACATCTGGCTGCACCCCAATCTGCCGCAAGAGGCCCACCGAATGTTGCGTGGGTTTGGTTTTTAGCTCGCCAGCGGCCTTGAGATACGGCACCAGCGTCAGATGAATGTACAGGCAGTTTTCCTTCCCCACATCCAGGGCAAATTGGCGAATCGCCTCCAGAAACGGCTGGCTTTCGATATCGCCGACCGTGCCCCCAATCTCGGTAATGACCACATCAACCTCCGGGGAGGCCAGTTTGTGGATCACCCGTTTGATTTCATTGGTGATATGGGGGATGACCTGTACCGTCTTGCCCAAAAATTCTCCCCGCCGCTCCTTGGTAATGACCGACAGATAAATTTGCCCGGTGGTGTAGTTGCTATCCCGGTTGAGCACGCCGCTGGTGAACCGTTCATAATGGCCCAGGTCCAGGTCGGTCTCGGAACCATCGTCCAGGACGTACACCTCGCCATGTTGGTAGGGACTCATCGTGCCCGGATCGACATTGATATACGGGTCCAGCTTTTGCATCCGCACCCTTAGGCCCCGCGACTCCAGCAACATGCCGATACTGGCGCTGCTTAGCCCCTTACCCAGGGAACTCACCACACCGCCGGTGACAAAAATATGTTTCGTCATGCTGACTTTGGCCTCTACCATGAATGTTGTATACGGACCGCCCAACTTCCCTATTTTTACGAAATTCTCACCTAAGTGCCTAGGAGGGTTTTAAGCTGGGTGAATACGACACGCCCTAAATTGGGCTTTTTGCATTTAGGTGGGGGAGTTGTCGCGGGATGCGGACTGCTTTACAAAAGAAAAAAAACCTGCTGCCGTGCGCTGGCGTCGATTTTCCCATTTAGCCTTGATCCTTTTTTCGTCCCGGAGAAAGCCACCATGATTCCCACATTAACGCGGCGATTTTCCTTCTGGGGTTTGCTATTGATTGTTTGCCATGGGTGTGGCGGTTCAATGTCGGCACCCAACGCGCCGGGCAAAAATGCGACAACCGACCCGACGCCTGTAGTCAGCGCGCAGCCTCAGGTTAAGCTAGAGACCGTCAGCTTTGACCGGTTGCAAACCGAGCTGGCCGGGATGCGCGGCAAAGTGGTCGTCCTGGATTGTTGGGCCACGTATTGCACGCCGTGCATCCAGGAATTTCCCCATTTAGTCGAATTGAGCGAATCCCGCCCCGCTGACAAGTTGCAATGCGTCTCGCTCAGCTTTGACTATCAAGGGGTGGACGAACTCAGCGAATTACAGCCGAAAGTATTAGAATTTTTACAGGCGCAAAAAGCGTCACGGGTGAGAAATTTTTTGTCGAGCGATGAAGATGGCGTTTTGTATGAAAAGTTTGGGTTTGGGGCGATACCGGTCGTGCGGGTCTATGATCAAACGGGAGCGTTAGTCAAACAATTTAGCAATTCTGGCAAAGAAAAGTTTACCTATGCCGATGTCACGGCCCTAGTAAATAAGCTGCTGGCGGAATAATTGCGATCGCCAAAAAGTCTTGGGCTAATAAAAACGAGGACTAGTGCCCAGCGGCTGATCCGCCCAGCTTGAATCGACCGCGTTGGCAAAATGCTAGCCACTCACCAGCTACCACAGCCAAGTCCCCATTTCACTCAACCGTTACAATTGATACGCCTTGCGCAGTACGCTCGTCTTGCCTATTTTTCTTAATCATTAAGCAATTTCTCATCCAGAAAATTGCTCAGCGGGACGATTTTATTCTCGGTCAAAACGGACTTCTCCGCGAAAGTCGCGTCGTGCGGCTGCCGCATCGTGGCATTTGGAGGCTTTCTTATTTCCGCTACCGCCGTTTGCCCACCCACCCCCATGTCGATCTTGCTTTGCGAATCCCCCCTTCCCGTGACGGCGCCCCTCGCGGCGGACATTACCGCCCGGATCCAGACGGTATTGGCCAGTCAGCCGCAGGACCTGCGGCGTCAGTTGCGATTTGAGGCGGCCGAGGGCAAAATCACGCTGCAAGGCCGGGTCAAGTCGTACTTTCATAAGCAACTGGCGCAAGAAGCCCTCCGGCCCCTGCGCGACATGGTGATCGACAACCAGTTGGAAGTCGAATGGCGGGACTGAATGGGGCAGGAACCTGAGTAGTAGGCACCGTCCCGGTGCCGTAGCTATTAATGTAGTCGGCATCGTCCCGATGCCATGACTGCATTTTTCTGATAGCGGCTAATACT includes the following:
- a CDS encoding TlpA disulfide reductase family protein — protein: MIPTLTRRFSFWGLLLIVCHGCGGSMSAPNAPGKNATTDPTPVVSAQPQVKLETVSFDRLQTELAGMRGKVVVLDCWATYCTPCIQEFPHLVELSESRPADKLQCVSLSFDYQGVDELSELQPKVLEFLQAQKASRVRNFLSSDEDGVLYEKFGFGAIPVVRVYDQTGALVKQFSNSGKEKFTYADVTALVNKLLAE
- a CDS encoding BON domain-containing protein codes for the protein MSILLCESPLPVTAPLAADITARIQTVLASQPQDLRRQLRFEAAEGKITLQGRVKSYFHKQLAQEALRPLRDMVIDNQLEVEWRD
- a CDS encoding CTP synthase, whose product is MTKHIFVTGGVVSSLGKGLSSASIGMLLESRGLRVRMQKLDPYINVDPGTMSPYQHGEVYVLDDGSETDLDLGHYERFTSGVLNRDSNYTTGQIYLSVITKERRGEFLGKTVQVIPHITNEIKRVIHKLASPEVDVVITEIGGTVGDIESQPFLEAIRQFALDVGKENCLYIHLTLVPYLKAAGELKTKPTQHSVGLLRQIGVQPDVLICRCERSISREDREKIALFCNVPLEAVIEEKDKDFSIYEVPLSLVNNGLDQFICKRLGLSTGVPNLDAWRDLLHRLRNPEHEVSIAVVGKYAEHRDAYKSIYESLDHAAMHHRAQLRVQSIQSELLESESPERVLAGFNGILVPGGFGERGIEGKVEAIRYARERNVPFFGICLGMQCAVIEFGRNALELAGAHSTEFSRDTPHPVICLLDEQKSITDKGGTMRLGAQPARLQDGSRAAAAYNAERIMERHRHRYEFNNNYRSSYEAAGMQFTGTSPDGTLVEIVEITDHPWFVAVQYHPEFKSKPTQAHPLFAAFLGATIEHKATNWSLLAGS